A genome region from Myxococcota bacterium includes the following:
- a CDS encoding PstS family phosphate ABC transporter substrate-binding protein produces the protein MRQIMGLGAILLLAGCYSSEKSIQIDGSSTVFPISEAVAEEFQKIDKAKVTIGVSGTGGGFKKFCAGKLAIAMASRLISVSEKAHCLEQGIRYRELKIAMDGIVIAVHPKNSWISAISLDELKALWEPEAEYKVTKWQQINPSWPAKPVHLFAPGVDSGTYDHFTKVVVGKEHASRGDITSSEDDNVLVQGISTDPLALGFMGFGYYLENKDKLKALSVNGVMPTYESILNKTYVPLSRPLFLYVAEREFANPKVLRLIKFYLNDSDGLIKEVGYVPLPQKTML, from the coding sequence ATGCGGCAAATCATGGGCCTGGGAGCGATCTTGCTTCTAGCTGGGTGTTATTCTTCTGAAAAATCGATCCAAATAGACGGATCTAGTACTGTTTTTCCAATTTCGGAGGCGGTCGCTGAAGAATTTCAGAAAATCGATAAAGCCAAAGTCACCATCGGGGTGTCTGGAACAGGCGGAGGCTTCAAGAAGTTTTGCGCAGGCAAATTAGCCATTGCCATGGCCTCTCGGCTGATTTCGGTCTCCGAGAAGGCACATTGCTTAGAGCAAGGCATTCGATATCGGGAACTGAAGATTGCCATGGATGGCATTGTCATTGCCGTTCATCCTAAAAATAGCTGGATTTCGGCCATTAGCTTGGATGAGCTGAAGGCGTTATGGGAACCGGAGGCTGAGTACAAAGTAACTAAATGGCAGCAAATCAACCCCTCTTGGCCAGCAAAACCTGTGCATTTGTTTGCTCCGGGTGTGGATTCTGGGACCTATGACCACTTTACCAAGGTGGTTGTTGGCAAGGAGCATGCGTCCAGGGGGGATATAACTTCAAGCGAGGATGACAACGTGTTGGTACAAGGCATTTCTACCGATCCGCTAGCCTTGGGATTTATGGGATTTGGATATTATTTGGAAAATAAGGACAAATTGAAGGCCCTATCCGTCAACGGGGTGATGCCAACCTATGAGTCAATCCTTAATAAGACCTATGTGCCTTTATCAAGACCCCTGTTTCTGTACGTGGCTGAAAGGGAGTTTGCCAACCCTAAAGTGCTTCGACTGATCAAATTCTACTTAAATGACAGCGATGGTTTAATCAAAGAGGTAGGTTATGTTCCACTGCCACAAAAAACTATGCTGTGA
- a CDS encoding response regulator has protein sequence MHILICEDEHFIRRALAEHLAALQYEVSEVENGVECVEFLSQTLPDLILMDLKMPKLGGYDTIAVIKEKKIEIPIILTSGFGDNEAVDASYHHVRKPYRLNEVSDLIKTHFGEPRQK, from the coding sequence ATGCATATTTTAATCTGCGAGGATGAGCACTTTATCCGGCGTGCTTTAGCTGAGCACCTGGCAGCCTTGCAGTATGAAGTAAGCGAAGTCGAAAATGGCGTCGAATGCGTTGAATTTTTGAGCCAGACCTTACCAGATCTAATTCTCATGGACCTCAAAATGCCGAAGCTGGGCGGTTACGACACTATCGCGGTAATTAAAGAGAAAAAAATTGAGATTCCCATCATCTTAACCAGCGGCTTTGGGGATAACGAAGCGGTTGATGCCAGCTATCACCATGTGCGTAAGCCCTATCGCCTAAACGAGGTCAGCGACCTGATTAAGACGCATTTTGGCGAGCCGCGCCAAAAATAA